In Vanacampus margaritifer isolate UIUO_Vmar chromosome 6, RoL_Vmar_1.0, whole genome shotgun sequence, the DNA window ACAACATGGAGAACCTCAGTGGCTTAGTTTGTGTTATTTAATTCTGTTTACTACTTACGTATGTTTTCTAGTCAGTACCTTTGCCAGTAATATTATGCAGTTTATTTTGCGAGTAGTTTTATTTACAAACATAGATTGTCAATATGTTTAATAAACAATGTGACGCaagtaatgtaaaatcctattAAATTGTGGGTCATACTTGTATTACTGTACTTGCTGTGgtcggaaaaaaaaatcaggagaaGCCTCGAACAACATCTGAACTATATTAGATGTTAATCAGAGGCAGGGTGGCAAGTGTGTTCTGACACTCAAATagcatgagtttgaatgttatTGGTTATTTCTGAATACAGCAGCATCACAGAGGGTGTGCATACCTTGTGCATACCTAGGGCAAGTCAAGTGCAAAGCGTAGTCCAACTGTGCACATGGTACAGTTGTCTTTCTTGTGGTATTTTACTTGACTAGCGCAAATACAATAAAGCATTTTGCCCCGTTGTGCACAGTTGTTTGATAGAATGCAGCCGACTACTGTCCAATCGAAgaggctcccctcattcccattaaaatcaGGGCAGTGGGAGCATAGACAGTGTTGACACTGTAGAAGCAGAAATTGACTTAGTGGGGTCTGttaattttgattgatttatacaatgattcagaggaaCTGTCTCATGCTGTTTTTATAGTTATCATTTAATACAATGACATAAACGTCCGTGGAGAACTGAATCTGCCCGTCTGATCAAATCcacaaaatcacattacaccacctgcaccacaagTTCGACTTGGTTTTACCGAGTCTGAAATGTAGCCTTCTTTTTGTCAACAAATTGCAAGATTTGTTCCAGGGCGCGGCACATGCCAACTGAAATCCAACCAAAAccaaacacaacacaaatcaTGACAGTGCGTCCTCTTTAAAGCAGTTGAGGACAGAGTTCTTTAGGCCTGTCCAATCTTCCCCAACATTATCTGATACAGtgctgtattttttgtattggaCTAACAATCAATAttgtgttcatgtttttttaagctGAGGAAGGCATATGGAAATGTCTACAGCTTGTACCTTGGTCAAAGACCTGCGGTTATTATCAATGGGTTAGAAGCCATGAAGGAGGCTTTAGTGTCCAAGGCGACTGACTTTGCTGGACGGCCCCAAGACCTTTATGTCAATGATACAACAGACAGAAAAGGTAAagtaacaattattattattattattatttgtagtagtagtagtagtagtagtagtagtagtagtagttgtattTGTTGTTGTCACCGTAGTGGTTTTAGAAGTACTAGTAGTGTAATAGTGGTAGGAATAGTAGCGTTTGACagttatactgtacattgtcTTGAGAAAATGTCTCTTTTGGTTACTGTATGTTCTCTACATTAACCATCTGCACACCTGTTGCAGGAGTCATTCTGGCAGACTATGGTTCTAGTTGGAAAGAACACCGTCGATTTGCTCTAATGACTTTGAGAAACTTTGGTCTGGGGAAGGAGTCAATGGAAGAAAGGATTCTAGGAGAAACTGAATTCATTATGAGGACACTAGAAAAGAGCATTGGTATGCAGATCATCCATTTTCATTGCACACTGCAGCTGATGTTctttaaacttttaaaataatacgtttcatttcatttctttttaatgtttctTTCTCTAAGTCTGTGTTGCCAGACTGGATTTTGTGTGAAAAGATTTAATATCTGTGTGCCATGAGTTTACacttctaatctttttttttttttttttttaactctcctACAGGCAGTACCTTGAGTCCCCAACTTATGTTCCATAATGCTTCCTCTAACATCATCTGCCAGGTTCTGTTTGGTCAACGCTATGATTATGATGACAAGTTCATCAAAACTATTGTTCAGTGTTTCACGGAGAATGCCAAGTTGGCCAATGGACCTTGGGCTATGGTGAGTCAGTACTTTTTATCGCAATGGCAATCAGAAACAAATGTATGCAATTATGAATAAATGGCTCTTTTCTCAGAATATCAAAATGGTCAATGTTGCAATTTCATCCATTtctggtttggaaaatggatggatggatgaggctgagccaatcatttgttttaaacagattaaatgtttttggggaaaatggAAAAGAGCGCTGGTCTTGTCTGCTTGTCTGAATAAATGAAGTTCAATGTGTCGACCTAATTTCCATCTTATCAAATCCCCACCTGTATTTAACTTATATCTACAACATGTGAGCGTCtttgtatgcatatatatgctATTAATAGTCAAAGTCAGCCCAAGTGGATTCCATACAAGTGTCTCCTGGGTGATCCCTTGTTCCTCAAGTGTTCCAAACTCAATAGGCAAAAGTAAACTCCACAGGATGCATTTTAATCAGTGTGATTATGCAATGTGCAGATGGCCAATGATTTGTTTTCTCATTCATCCTTATTACAGCTGTATGACTCCTTTCCTATGATTCGTAGTCTTCCATTGCCCTTCATGAAGTCTTTTGAAAATGTCGAGGTATgttatatgtactgtacatggctTTGTATGTAACGTTCAATATACATCACCAGTTCAAATCATAGATGGGTTGATCTTAGTGTTGCAACAGGCCTAAAACATTCTGTTATCGTGTTGTGTTGTCTACTCTTATGCTTcagaaatgtcaaaaactttCAAGGGGTTTGTTGGCCGAGCACAAGAGGACCAGAGTCTCTGGAGAACCACGTGACTTCCTTGACTGCTATCTAGATGAAATGGATAAGGTGGTTACAAATATAAGATAGCGAGCATGGTGAATTGTTGCTGTTTGATCTCATATGttttttcatcctttttttcataaaatcattttcttttttagagaATTGGTGATGAAGGTTCCTCGTTTTCAGAGCAACAGCTAACAATGTACACTCTAGATATTCATTTTGCTGGGACTGACACCACCTCTAACACACTTCTGACTGCTTTCCTTTATCTTATGA includes these proteins:
- the LOC144053367 gene encoding cytochrome P450 2F2-like; translation: MLATILLPLCVFFIIFNIMCRRPKNFPPGPTILPVLGNILSLSLENPLQDFERLRKAYGNVYSLYLGQRPAVIINGLEAMKEALVSKATDFAGRPQDLYVNDTTDRKGVILADYGSSWKEHRRFALMTLRNFGLGKESMEERILGETEFIMRTLEKSIGSTLSPQLMFHNASSNIICQVLFGQRYDYDDKFIKTIVQCFTENAKLANGPWAMLYDSFPMIRSLPLPFMKSFENVEKCQKLSRGLLAEHKRTRVSGEPRDFLDCYLDEMDKRIGDEGSSFSEQQLTMYTLDIHFAGTDTTSNTLLTAFLYLMTHPDVQEHCQHEIDEMLKGKDKACFDDRHNMPYVQAVIHEVQRIANTVPLSVFHCTTKNTELMGYSIPKGTIIIPNLTSVLHEEGQWKSPHKFNPENFLNDQGEFVKPDAFMPFSAGPRMCLGEGLARMELFLITVTLLRKFKFIWPDDAGEPDFTPVYGVTLTPKPYRMKIQLRAMN